GTTTCAAGGAACCCACACCCATTCAGGAAAAAGTTATTCCCCTCTTGCTGGAAACAAAGAGGGATGTCACCGGTCTGGCTCAGACCGGAACGGGAAAAACGGCGGCTTTCGGGCTTCCCCTGATTGAGCTTGTAGATACGGATAAGAGGGAAATTCAGGGACTCATTTTGTGTCCTACCAGGGAGCTTTGTCTCCAGATTAATAGAGAAATGGAATTGTTCTCTAAATTTACAAAAGACCTGAGAATTGTACCTGTTTACGGTGGAAAGGAAATGGCTTCACAGATCCGATCCATTAGAATGAATCCGCAACTTCTTGTGGCCACACCTGGCCGACTGGTAGATCTGATTAAAAGAGGAGTTGTGGATATCAGCAAGCTCCGTTACCTCGTCATGGATGAAGCGGATATCATGCTGAATATGGGATTCCGGGATGAATTGGATTTCATCCTTGCCTCATCTCCCAAAGAAAGACAGACTCTTCTTTTTTCTGCCACCATGCCTCCTGAGGTTGCCCGTATTGCCAAGGAATACATGACTGATCCTATTGAGATTGCTGTTGGTAAGAAGAATGCCGGTGTAGATACCATTGAGCATTATTACTACCTTGTACAGGCTCGGGACAGATACAATGCCTTAAAACGGCTCGTTGACTTTAATCCCGGCATCTATGGGCTGGTTTTTTGCAGGACCCGTGCTGATACCCAGATAATAGCCGATAAGATGCTCAAAGATGGGTACAATGTGGATTCTCTTCATGGGGATATGACTCAGCAGCAGCGTGAATTTGTAATGAAAAAGTTCAGGGATCAGAGTCTGCAGATTCTTGTGGCTACAGACATTGCCGCCCGTGGGCTGGATGTGAACAACCTCACTCATGTTATTCATTATGAACTTCCCGATGATATTGAATCCTACAATCACAGAAGCGGAAGAACCGGCCGTGCCGGACATCGGGGAACTTCCTGTGCCATCGTGAATATGAGGGAAAAGTATAAGATTAAAAGGATTGAGAAAATCCTGGGTCGAAATATCCTGGAAGCACCAGTTCCTCTGGGTGCTGATATCTGTGAACAACAGCTGATGCATCTCATCGACAGGGTTCAAGATGTGGATGTGGATGAAGAAGAGATTGCTCCCTATATCGGAGTTATCGAAGACAAGCTGAGAGATCTGGACAGGAATACACTGCTTAAGCATTTTATATCCATGGAATTCAACCGTTTCCTTACCTATTACGGTAATCAGCAGGATCTGCAGCCAGTGAAAGCAGAGACCTACAGAGATGGTGGTGGTGCCAGAGGTGCCAGAGCTGCCAGGGGTGGCCGTGATGGTGGACGGAGTGAAAGAGACCACAGCAATGTCCACTATGTGCATATGAATTTGAATTTAGGCCATAGAGACAGAATCAGTCCTCAGCATATTATTTCCATGATCAATAGAAGTACAAAGGGTTCCAAGGTTCCCATTGGACGAATTGATATCGGCCCCACAAAATCTTCCGTTCAGATTGACGCAACCTATGCGAGTCAGGTGGAAGAAGCCTTAAGCAAACTACCCTTTGAGGGAAAAAAGATTCGCCTGGATATTCAGAAAGATGCCCCCGTAGATAGTGATGGCGGCTCTTTCAATAAAGGTGGCTATAGCGGTGGTGGCGGCTATGGCGGTGCCAGAAAAGGCGGCGGCTATAATAAACGCGGAAAAGGCGGCAAACCCGGCAGTTACCGGTAAAGTTAATTTTTCCTCTTCCGATCATATAACAAGAGGGCTTATATAAGTTCTTTAAGATGATAGGGAGAGGGAAACAATGATTCGTGGACTTTATACTGCTGCCAGCGGAATGCAGGCCCAGCAGCACAGACTAAACGCACTGTCCAACAATCTCGCAAATGTAGATCTTACTGGTTACAAGCGGGATACATCAGTACACAAAGCCTTCCCTGAAATGCTCATCCGTCGTTTTAATGATGACGGGGTTCATCAATTTCCCATGGGTTCGGTTGATACGGCTCCCATCGTGGGTAAGCTGGGGACCGGCGTGGAATACAACGAGTCCTTTACTGTCTTCGAACAGGGCGCCCTGAAAGAAACATCCAATCCCTTTGACGTTGCCATGGATGGTGACGGATTTTTTACAATTCAAACCAATGATGGTGAACGGTTTACACGAAACGGTTCTTTTATCCTTGGTAAGGAAGGTTTTCTTCTTACCAAAGAGGGATACCCCGTCCTTGGTGAAGAGGGGCCCATTCAAATTAAGCTGAATAATTTTACAATAGATGCCAAAGGCCGCATTTTCCAGAATGGAGAACTTTCCGACAATCCTCAAAGGCTTGTTTCCATGGAAGAAAATGATTGGGCCGATTCAGAAATGCTGGACACCCTGAAGGTTGTCCGCTTTGAAGGCAATGGCAACCGTTTTCTCAAAAAGCAGGGCAGCAGCCTATGGAACAATAATCTGGAGTCGGGAGAGGCTTTTGTGACAACCCTGGATGAACGTCCCAAGGTCCTTCAGGGCTTTCTGGAAGCCTCCAATGTGAACCCGGTCAGCGAAATGGTGAATATGATTGAAGTGAACAGAGCCTATGAAGCAAATCAGAAAGTGATCAGCTCACAGGATTCATTACTGAATAAATTGATAAACGGTGCGGCCAAGTACTAGGCCCTGTAGATAGGAGAATAAGACAATGATGAGATCATTATGGACTGCCGCATCTGGAATGAACGGACAGCAGTTTAACATCGATACTATTTCAAATAATCTGTCTAACGTGAATACGACCGGGTATAAACAGGTCCGTGCAGATTTTGAAGATTTGATCTATCAGACAAGAAAAATCGCAGGAACCCCTGCCACCGAAGAGACTGTGGTTCCCACGGGAATTCAGGTTGGTCATGGTGTGAAAGTAGCCGCATCTCAGAGGATGTTCACCCAGGGTTCTCTTCAGAATACAGGAAATGAATCTGATATTGCCATCCAGGGAGAAGGCTTTTTCAGAACACTTCAGATTGATGGCAGCTTTGGATACACCCGGGATGGAGCCTTTAAAATTGACAGCAATGGACAGTTGGTCACCTCCAATGGAAATAAAGTTTTACCTGAAGTTATACTCCCCGAAGGTTTTATCAGGGAATCATTTTCCATCAGTCAGGATGGCCGGATCAATGTCAAACTCCCCGGCAGTGATGATCCTGTTGAGGTGGGGCAGGTGCAGCTTTTCCGATTTGTCAATCCCGCAGGTCTACAGGCTATCGGAGAAAATACTTTTAAATTGACCAGCGCTTCGGGAGATCCTATCGGTGGAAGACCAGGATTTGACGGAATGGGAATGGTCTACCAGAAGTGTCAGGAAAACACCAATCTTACGGTTGTGAAAGAAATGGTTAACATGATTGTGGCCCAAAGAGCCTATGAGTTGAATTCCAAGGCCATTCAGACATCCGACTCCATGCTGGGTATCGCTAATAATTTGAAGAGGTAAGATATAGATGGATAATATAAGCGCTACCGGAAATTTTCATTTAAGCAATAACTCCTCTGTCCAACTTGAAAGTAAACTGCAGGGTAGTCATGTCACTGCATCCGAAATGAAAAAACTAAAAGAAGCCTGTAATGATTTTGAAGCCATCTTCATTAAACAGATGCTGGATGCAATGAAAAAAACTATTAACCGTTCCTACCTCACCAATAGGAATATGGGGGAAGAGATTTTTGATGATATGCTTTACGATGAGTATTCAAAAAAAATGAGCGGAACAGCCGGTCTGGGAATCGGAAATATGATGTACCAGCAGCTATCCAGACAGTTGCCTTCTGACATTCTTTCCTGAGATCTACAGTTCTTAGACGGAATACTAAAATTAAAACCGGCTGGGCCATCCGGTTTTTTAGCATTTTCGATTTTCATCTATCATATTTTTGCTTTCAGGATGACAAATCATGGTTTTCTATGAGTTATAAAATATGAGGGTGTATGATAAATGATACATAAAAATTAACAGTCTTATCATTGGTTGTAAAATCATATGTAAAATAAACCCATACAGTATCTGTATATATATTTATATTGATGATCTATAATCTCATGGCATGAAAATTGCATACTCTTCTGCAGGAGGTGTAATGCCATGAAATACACGACAGATACATCTTATGATACTAGTTTTAAATTCTATCTGGAGGAAATTTCCAGATATAAATTACTCACTTTTGAGGAAGAAGTCTTCCTGGCTGAGAAAATTGCCAATGGAGATGAGAAGGCTCGATTGAGAATGATAAACTCCAACCTGAGGCTTGTTGTTAAGATGGCCCGGGCGTATCAGATATCCGGAGTCAGCCTTATGGATTTAATACAGGAAGGAAACCTTGGACTTATAAAAGCTGCTGAACGCTATGATTATAGAAAGAATGTCCGCTTCTGCACCTATGCCGCCTGGTGGATAAAGCAGGCTATAACCCGATTTTTAACTGATCGAAGCCGCTCTATAAGGCTTCCCTACAGGAAGGAAGAGTCTCTCCGCCATATTCAGGATTATATCCATACCTTTGGTATTAAGAATAAAAGGTCTCCTTCCCTCAAGGAAATCTCTGCTGGAACAAAAGTTAAATATAATGATGTTGTCACTATAATGGAGTTTTCATCTAATCCAATCTCTCTCTATACGGAAACGAACATTGAAAATGGATGTCTGATGGATATTCTGGAGGATGAGAACTACAACCCTGACAATGATTTTTTCAAGAAATGTGCAGAACAGGATACCAGAGATTCACTTAACAAGCTTAAAGAAAATGAAAGGAATATTATCCGCCATCGATACAATTTTGTAGATGGTAAAAAACATACTCTCAAAACCATCGGGGAACAAATGGGTATCTCTCCTGAGACTGTTCGTCAGATTGAAATAAGAGCCCTTAAAAGATTAAAAGAGGAAGCCTCGGAGCTGAAAGAATATATACAGGCCTGAGCCTTGACCAATAGGACGATCCATCCTAGATTCTTTCTATGTATGTATTGGGAATCGAATCTTCCTGTGATGAATGTGCCGCTTCTGTTGTCAAAGACGGAAACTTTATACTTAGCAATATTATAGCCACCCAGATTGATCTTCACAAACCTTGGCAGGGTGTTGTTCCAGAGATAGCCTCCCGCCTCCATACCAGGTGGATCTGGTCTGTCGTAGATCTGGCCGTTAAAGAAGCAGGAATCAAAAAAGAAGAACTGGGAGGCATTGCCGTCACAAACAGACCCGGTCTTGTGGGGTCTCTGTTGGTGGGGCTGTCTTTTGCGAAGGGGCTGGCCTGGTCACTGGATATTCCTTTTATCGGAGTTGATCATATAAGAGCCCACCTGTACGCACCCCACCTTGAAAATGATATATCCTATCCCTATCTGGGACTTCTGGTTTCTGGTGGACACACTGTTATTGCTGTTGTCCGCGGATTTGATGATATAGAAGTACTGGGAACCACCATTGATGACGCCTGCGGTGAAGCTTTTGATAAGATAGCCAAATTCTATGACCTGGGATATCCCGGGGGAATTGCCATTGATAAACTTGCCTTAGAAGGGAACCCCAAGGCATTTCGCTTTCCCAGTCCCAACCTGCATAAGGGAGATCATGTCTATGATGTCTCTTATTCTGGTTTGAAAACGGCGGTCATTAATCAGCTCGATCAATTTCTGAACCCGGGATTTGAAAAAACCAAAGAAAATATAGCCGCCTCCTTTCAGAAAAGAGCCATAGATATCCTGATTAAGAAAGTGAAACGAGCCATAACAAACACAGGTATTAAGACTGTAGTCGCCGGAGGCGGTGTCACAGCCAACTCCTATATGAGGTCCTCACTGACTGGACTCTGGGAAGTGAAGACTTATTTTCCTTCCCTGGAACTCTGTACGGATAATGCTGCCATGATCGCAGGGATTGGTTATCAATATCTGAAGTCCGGAGAGGTTTCTGATTTTTCAGAGAACGCCAAAGCAAGGGTTCCTTCCTTTAAAAGAGGTTATCCTTGAGTCATTCCCTCTTGAAGGGTTGAGATATTCAGTGTAATTTAAATGGTCCTTAATATTTGTCATAATTCCATTTTGCAAGGGAGACATTTTATGTCCAGAGATTTTAATCTTGATGATTCCATTAGAAAGATTGAGGATTTTCCTCACAAAGGTATTCTATATTATGACATCACTAGTATCCTGACTAATCCTGAGGCGTTTTCCTGGTGCATTGACCAGATGGTAGAGTATTATAAAGACAAAAATATTGATGCCGTTGCGGCTGTGGAATCCCGGGGATTCATATTTTCGGCACCCTTCGCAAAGGCCATGAGTATTCCCTTGATCCTAGTTCG
The window above is part of the Oceanispirochaeta sp. genome. Proteins encoded here:
- a CDS encoding DEAD/DEAH box helicase, translated to FKEPTPIQEKVIPLLLETKRDVTGLAQTGTGKTAAFGLPLIELVDTDKREIQGLILCPTRELCLQINREMELFSKFTKDLRIVPVYGGKEMASQIRSIRMNPQLLVATPGRLVDLIKRGVVDISKLRYLVMDEADIMLNMGFRDELDFILASSPKERQTLLFSATMPPEVARIAKEYMTDPIEIAVGKKNAGVDTIEHYYYLVQARDRYNALKRLVDFNPGIYGLVFCRTRADTQIIADKMLKDGYNVDSLHGDMTQQQREFVMKKFRDQSLQILVATDIAARGLDVNNLTHVIHYELPDDIESYNHRSGRTGRAGHRGTSCAIVNMREKYKIKRIEKILGRNILEAPVPLGADICEQQLMHLIDRVQDVDVDEEEIAPYIGVIEDKLRDLDRNTLLKHFISMEFNRFLTYYGNQQDLQPVKAETYRDGGGARGARAARGGRDGGRSERDHSNVHYVHMNLNLGHRDRISPQHIISMINRSTKGSKVPIGRIDIGPTKSSVQIDATYASQVEEALSKLPFEGKKIRLDIQKDAPVDSDGGSFNKGGYSGGGGYGGARKGGGYNKRGKGGKPGSYR
- a CDS encoding flagellar hook-basal body protein encodes the protein MIRGLYTAASGMQAQQHRLNALSNNLANVDLTGYKRDTSVHKAFPEMLIRRFNDDGVHQFPMGSVDTAPIVGKLGTGVEYNESFTVFEQGALKETSNPFDVAMDGDGFFTIQTNDGERFTRNGSFILGKEGFLLTKEGYPVLGEEGPIQIKLNNFTIDAKGRIFQNGELSDNPQRLVSMEENDWADSEMLDTLKVVRFEGNGNRFLKKQGSSLWNNNLESGEAFVTTLDERPKVLQGFLEASNVNPVSEMVNMIEVNRAYEANQKVISSQDSLLNKLINGAAKY
- the flgG gene encoding flagellar basal-body rod protein FlgG, with product MMRSLWTAASGMNGQQFNIDTISNNLSNVNTTGYKQVRADFEDLIYQTRKIAGTPATEETVVPTGIQVGHGVKVAASQRMFTQGSLQNTGNESDIAIQGEGFFRTLQIDGSFGYTRDGAFKIDSNGQLVTSNGNKVLPEVILPEGFIRESFSISQDGRINVKLPGSDDPVEVGQVQLFRFVNPAGLQAIGENTFKLTSASGDPIGGRPGFDGMGMVYQKCQENTNLTVVKEMVNMIVAQRAYELNSKAIQTSDSMLGIANNLKR
- a CDS encoding rod-binding protein, giving the protein MDNISATGNFHLSNNSSVQLESKLQGSHVTASEMKKLKEACNDFEAIFIKQMLDAMKKTINRSYLTNRNMGEEIFDDMLYDEYSKKMSGTAGLGIGNMMYQQLSRQLPSDILS
- a CDS encoding RNA polymerase sigma factor RpoD/SigA, translating into MKYTTDTSYDTSFKFYLEEISRYKLLTFEEEVFLAEKIANGDEKARLRMINSNLRLVVKMARAYQISGVSLMDLIQEGNLGLIKAAERYDYRKNVRFCTYAAWWIKQAITRFLTDRSRSIRLPYRKEESLRHIQDYIHTFGIKNKRSPSLKEISAGTKVKYNDVVTIMEFSSNPISLYTETNIENGCLMDILEDENYNPDNDFFKKCAEQDTRDSLNKLKENERNIIRHRYNFVDGKKHTLKTIGEQMGISPETVRQIEIRALKRLKEEASELKEYIQA
- the tsaD gene encoding tRNA (adenosine(37)-N6)-threonylcarbamoyltransferase complex transferase subunit TsaD, translated to MYVLGIESSCDECAASVVKDGNFILSNIIATQIDLHKPWQGVVPEIASRLHTRWIWSVVDLAVKEAGIKKEELGGIAVTNRPGLVGSLLVGLSFAKGLAWSLDIPFIGVDHIRAHLYAPHLENDISYPYLGLLVSGGHTVIAVVRGFDDIEVLGTTIDDACGEAFDKIAKFYDLGYPGGIAIDKLALEGNPKAFRFPSPNLHKGDHVYDVSYSGLKTAVINQLDQFLNPGFEKTKENIAASFQKRAIDILIKKVKRAITNTGIKTVVAGGGVTANSYMRSSLTGLWEVKTYFPSLELCTDNAAMIAGIGYQYLKSGEVSDFSENAKARVPSFKRGYP